Proteins encoded within one genomic window of Anastrepha ludens isolate Willacy chromosome 4, idAnaLude1.1, whole genome shotgun sequence:
- the LOC128861427 gene encoding larval cuticle protein 65Ag1-like codes for MKFVIVFVALFALAYAAPAAPEVEILELKSDVEPEQYSYSLKTSDGTAKQEDGHLVNPGAEDEHIVAHGSYSFVADDGQTYTVNYIADENGFQPQGAHLPVAPVA; via the exons atgaaATTCGTTATCGTTTTCGTCGCTCTCTTCGCTTTGGCTTATGCTGCCCCAGCTGCCCCTGAAGTGGAGATCCTGGAATTGAAATCTGATGTCGAGCCAGAACAATACAGCTACTC cCTGAAGACCAGCGATGGCACAGCCAAGCAAGAAGATGGTCATTTGGTTAACCCTGGTGCTGAGGATGAACACATTGTTGCCCATGGCTCTTACTCCTTCGTTGCTGATGATGGTCAGACCTACACTGTCAACTACATCGCTGATGAGAATGGTTTCCAACCACAAGGTGCTCATTTGCCAGTCGCCCCTGTGGCTTAA
- the LOC128861428 gene encoding larval cuticle protein 65Ab1-like, giving the protein MKAAIIFACLLAVAFARPNPDAEIVKLDSDVGPESYVYNLETSDGTKKEEAGQLKDVGTDHEAIVVRGSFSWVDEKTGEKFTVNYVADENGFQPQGAHLPVA; this is encoded by the coding sequence ATGAAAGCCGCCATCATCTTCGCCTGCCTTTTGGCCGTTGCCTTCGCTCGCCCCAATCCCGATGCTGAAATCGTCAAATTGGACTCTGATGTTGGACCCGAAAGCTACGTATACAATTTGGAGACCAGCGATGGTACcaagaaggaggaagctggacAACTGAAGGATGTTGGCACTGATCACGAAGCTATCGTTGTGCGAGGAAGCTTCTCGTGGGTGGATGAGAAGACTGGCGAGAAATTCACCGTCAACTATGTTGCTGACGAGAACGGTTTCCAACCTCAAGGCGCTCACTTGCCCGTTGCATAA
- the LOC128861429 gene encoding larval cuticle protein 65Ab1-like, which yields MKAAIIFACLLAVAFARPNPDAEIVKLDSDVGPESYVFNLETSDGTKKEEAGQLKDVGTDHEAIVVRGSFSWVDEKTGEKFTVNYVADENGFQPQGAHLPVA from the coding sequence ATGAAAGCCGCCATCATCTTCGCCTGCCTTTTGGCCGTTGCCTTCGCTCGCCCCAACCCCGATGCTGAAATCGTGAAATTGGACTCTGATGTTGGACCTGAAAGCTACGTATTCAATTTGGAGACCAGCGATGGTACcaagaaggaggaagctggacAACTGAAGGATGTAGGCACTGATCACGAAGCTATCGTTGTCCGAGGAAGCTTCTCGTGGGTGGATGAGAAGACTGGCGAGAAATTCACCGTCAACTATGTTGCTGACGAGAACGGTTTCCAACCTCAAGGCGCTCACTTGCCCGTTGCATAA